The genomic DNA CATGGGGATTTCAACGGCGGAATATCGTGAAACAGAAACGTAAAAAAACGGTGATGCAACGGCACCAGCAATAGGAAAGACGACAGGTGCCGCGCTACCTCAGAAGTACAGAAGACAATGCTGCCATCATGTGGACAAATGTTCAAACGACGTTAGATATCGTGAGGTATCATCAACAACGATTCTTaatctcattttgtttctgctgaGAATGCTTAGAAGATATTCATCTAATCTCTCTGGAAGCCACGAATGCAATGACTCCAAACTCCTATACATACGTGTTTCTTTTGGTAAAGTATCTCATGTGTTGTCCGATGATCCTGTGAAGTCTTTATAGGATCGGCGAAATAATGTCCAATGAAATGTGACTGAAGTGACATTTCAATTTAAAGTGAATGAAACAAGGTCAACAGAGTCAAAATCATGATGGGAtacgacaaacaaacaaatttcgCATCTGGTAAATGGTATTTTAGCTACCAGAAACAACATAGCGTCCTTCAGAAAAGTCACGGAACCCAGAGGAAGCGTCGAGTACCATCAAAACAATTTCACAAATTTCACaaagctttttctcttttttttaaacatctggGCGGCGGTAACTTTTGAAAAAGTAAAGGGAAGCCTTCAATCCACAGTTTCCAACTTTTAATTACGGTGGTGAATTAAACCTCTGCTTATGGTAATGTTTCGGTCCGAATACTACTCTATATACTAAAATAACGGCCCTGAAACATAAATCCATTGTGGGAGCCAGGGTTGTCACGGTATGTTAGTAACTGTTACCTCACTATTTCAAGACAGTAATCATCCCATACCCAGTTTCCGTATAAATGTTTACAGGAACACATTGAGCTTCCACGTCCTTCCCATTCGCCAGATTTAAGCATCAGCCAAATTTATTTTGACCTAGTAGATTATCGCCTTTCAGCTCTCCAAGGACTGAGGGTTTCAGTAGACAATGCAGTACACCAAGGAAACATGAGTCCCTTTTAACGGTGCAGGCTCGTTTACATATGATTTGGACTAAGACGTACCAAAGCCCACATTAGTGAAAGTGAATCTTCATGAATAAAACTCATCTAACAGCAGTGCGAAATTAAACTATAGCTAGACCAAACCATGGCCGCATTGCATGAACTCACTCCATTTGCTATTCCAGGATGTACAGAatgactgactcactggttcTAATGATTTTTTACTGAGGTGCATCCTCACAGTGGATAACACTTAAGGCAATGTCTCGTCTTCTGTTAGCATTGATAATGTACAAATAAAGtccaaatgattaaaaaaaggaaagacatgaAATTTATTTCAACATCTCTCTTCCAATAATGCATTCACACATCAAGACAaagaagtgaaaaataaaaataggaGCATTTTCCAAGTTAACAtttacaaagaaataaaaactaatttaaaaaaagagaaaaaaaagtcctgtgtCAGCAGAGCAACTTAGACTCTTGGATAACCTCCTACATCAGAGCTTTACccaacaacagacacacagcattaCTGTGAAGGAATATACATAGTCCATCTTGTAAAGTGGTTTGACCAGAATCCTTCACTTGACAGAATGGGCTCAAGATGTCTTAAATCATTTACcacaaaaattcaaaatttgaaaCACAGCGACAGGtctttccttttcaaaaaacccccccaccATCAAAGTACATGACCCAGTAATCATCTCAAAAGATTTATCTGTTTACTGTATGAATGTAAGATGAATCTCCACACTAAGTTTTAGGACACTTTGATCCATTGCTAATCAGTAATATTACAATGTTATAttcttttttgggtttgtttacACAGTTGACATCTAAAGGTTCTTGGAGTACTGTGAGAACTGTGGGACAAATCATTCAGATGGGTTTAGGCAGGGAGGACACTTCCTCCAAACATTCGTCGTAAGCCTCCTTGTATTCTTCATGAGATTTGATCAGGATCACGCAGGTAGGTCGTTTTGAACCAGTAGCTGAGCCCAGGTCCTAAAAAGAGATCAGTTATAAGCACACCAATCCATCTGGTttcaagaaagaaaggaatgacAGGGCAGCCtactctctgtgtatgtgtaacttGTCTCAAAATAATTTTCAGTCATTAAGCCTGCCAGAACCCGTTTGGGGTACTTAATTCAAACCACAAAATCATTATAACTGCTGTGATTTAGCACTCATTGCATAGAAGGCTGAacacaatattttaaattagTTCAGGTCTATCAACTTCTCATACCAGAATGCTTTTTTTGCAACAATGTAGCAAACTAACTCTGAGCCCGTGTAACATGATAACGCAGTattgaaacaaagagagattaTTTTCTATTAAACTTTTTCGGGACTAGCCGAAAACTCATTAATCCTTGGAAATGTACATATAAAGCGCATATGAAGACTGACCCTATGTAGGAAAATGATACAATACACTTACCACTTTAGAAGGAACGTAAGCATAGGGTAAATTTCTGTCCTCACACATTATGGGTAAGTGGCAGTACACGTCGATTGGAAGAGTGTCGCCTGCCAACACCACAattctgaggggaaaaagacaTTTACTTGTAAGAACACGGACAAACCTATTGACGAGCTAGTCCACCAAGATTTATTGACAAGCTCAccccttttctcctttatttaTGAACTTCTGTACTTCTTTTACCCCACGGCGAACCTGTTTCACTTTGGACGCTGAAGAGACAattgaacaggaaaaaaataggCGAATGAGAGAGATACGTTTACTTTCGATGCCGTCTCTGCCTTTACCGAGAGTCCAAACTAGCAGTTAGAGAACCATGTGGGAACTTCGACATAATAGCCATAATGTGCAACATACTAATCGTCACGTTCATCTAGTTGTTTGTTTCCAACTTTATTACTCAATTTAACGTGTATCCTCAAAAACGATCCAGAATCAATAATTACAAAGTAAAATTACCTTTCTTGACGCACTTGTAGAGCTTTTTGCTCAATTTGCGGGAGGCCAGCGGCTGTGCGATGGGATTGATGTTAGATATCAACTCATTATACGACCTCTCGGTTGCTCCTGTTTCCTCCTCAACATCTGCCTTGTCTTTTTTTACTTTCGTCATctttatttaatctttaatcCCAAATATTTCAGTACTAAAACCACGGCGGTGCCCCTAAACGCTGTCTAGCACTGTCGGACTACACATGTGCTACAAACCAAAAAGGACGCAAATGCGCTGCGCCTTCCGTTCGACGTGTCTATACTGCCCCTACTGTTCCGGCGGGGTCGAGAGAAAAAACAACTTGACAAACTGAATTAATAAAGAATGtaacctttatttttttatattagtGATACATGTGTGATTGTACATTCTGTACAGTTTTGTCTCTATTAGAAATAGGTAAGTTCAAattcaatgaaaacaaaaactaaaatctAAAACATAGGTTGCACTCATCAAAAGCTACATGTGACTGGAGAAttaaaattattataatttattatttacataTCAGTCAAAGGGGATATCTATAAGACAGGCAGGGGATGCCGTGCTGAAGCATCCCTGGAACAACTAAAAATTCACAACAGCATTTAACAGTTATTGTGATTCTTTTATCACAGACAACCAAGCAGCCTACTCATAGACATTTTACAGGCGTAACATCACATGTTAAAAGCAGAAAATACACTTATATGAATCTCTGTGAGTAAAGTATATGACctatgtacaaaataaatatttatttcccATATATGCAAAATCCCATTAATTTCCAGTATGATTTTTAGGGCACATAAGGCATCATATAAAAGATATTATCTTATTTAAATTGGTCTGAACACTTTTTTCAATGAATACCAGAGTTAGACTCAAATGGCAAGTTTACTAGGTAAACCACCCCGTTCACAATGGATTGGTCCTACAGACAGTGAATCATGTGGCCACAGTTTGCTAGATGAAGCATGCAGACAACCCTAGGTGCACTGGTTCCAGTTTCTCTGAAACATCTGGGATCCTAGGCTTTTCACAAAAGACAGTGTTCAGGGGGTaccaaaaatgtgtttgtgtgtgtgtgtgtgtgtgtgtgtgtgtgtgcgtgcgtgtgtgtttgtgcatggacggcaaacaaaaacatccagtCAGCAGCAAACCTGTAGGGACAGACTTTTTTAAGCCTGAACATGCTGCTATCATTTCTACAAGCAGCTGTGTACTGTCATTGTGTCAGTACAAACGAACAGTATCACGGAACCTTTCCATCACCTCACAGAGTCAATGTCCTGAGACATCTTCTAGAGTCAAACTGGTGTCTGAACTGCTAATAGAAGACAAACAATTTATGCATTTGGCCGCTGAGGGTATAcattgtgtgtgaaatgtaaaaacGCCTAGAACAGAGGGAAGCCACAAAACCTAATCAACGATATGTTCCTCCTATGCACATGAAACAAGCAAGCACCTTGATGTTTGCtatcaaaacagtcaacataCTCTTTGGACAACGCATACCTCCTCTTCAGGCCCAGAACTGAAGCATGCTTAATGTTGTCACACTGACAACACTTAACTGTCACGAAACCTTTCctaaaacacagtcactctttCCTATCATTTCACACCTTGCCAGTCATCACGTACGTATACAGACGCAATACAGGAGTGCAAAGTGCAAATATTCCAGTTTCACGAGAACAACAAATCCTTCAATGTTACAGCAAACAGATCATAACCGACATCAGCATCAAACCTACAGTACACTACGAATGCTCTTCGCTGCTCAACCTGAACAGGAATCCTCCCCCACGGGCAATGAGGTATTACAATGCTTTTAAGAGTGAACCTATGAGGTCATGAAAGGCAGAGTTATCCCACaacttaaaatattaaacaaataatacagcaaaacaaatatGTATCGTTAAGCAATGCATTGTCTGCTTCAAAAAGTGAAATGTATGTAAGAGATCAAAGTTTGTTGAACACCAAAAATAATCACATCAAATAACtacaaaaaggggggggaaaaaaatcaactcAGAAAATAGTTATTTAACAAAGTGAGCAAATTTGTGAAATGACTTAAATAGTATCTGGTAGGCAAAGGTGGCAAAGTTGAAAGACTGTACACAAGTCTTAAGGCAGGACAGATCAAAAAAAGTTGTCTCCCCCGCCATCACTGCTCCTGGGTCTGTACGGCGATGCCCACGTGGGCGTGCCGAATGGTGCGCCCGTGCAGCATGTATCCGTCTTGCTTCACCATGGCGATGGTGCCGGGCTTCGCCTCCTCGGCCGGGATGTGACACACTATTTCGTGCTGGTAGGGGTCGTACGTGCCCCCCACCGGCCTCATCTTTTCCAGTCCGTGTTTGGTGAAGACCTCCTGCAGTCGACACTGGATGTGCTTTAGGCCCTGTCTCAGCTCTTGAgcctcttctccttcctccacACAAAGGGTCTCCTGCAGCAGGTCTGCCACCTCCACCAGGTCCCTGCAAAAACTCTGAATCCCTGTGCGTGGAAAAACGGCAGTTAATTGGCATAAAGAGGGGATGTGGAGCAGACTGAGTGCTAAATATCGAGCTGTTCAAAGCAGTAACACATGGTAACGCTTAAGGTATTTATCTTACCGAATAACTTGGCATCTTCTACAAATTTCTGAGTTCTCCTCCGCACATTGTCAGAGTCAGCAAGAGCTCTTTTGTATCTTTCCTACAACAGACATTTTGGCAGGgttaaagtttttttcttgtagacAAAGGACCAAATGTACAGAAAGTACAGCTAAAAAAACTTTTGCAACATATGCGAGATCTTAAATTGTTTTTCTGCATCGTTACACAgaacagatctttttttccctctctacaaattacagacacacagacagagatacttACAGTAAGATCTCGGACCTGCTCCTCCAGTTTTCTCGCCCTGATCTCCAACATCCTCACATGTGCTACAGAGTGACTTTGGTCGTCATCACCATCGTCACCATGGCAATCATCTCCCGTGCTGCGCTGCTCTGCCGCTGTGCTGAAGAGGCTTGTAAAGGCTCTGTCAAGGGCAAAACTTTAGCAATTAATGCACAGGTTTCAGACTAATACACAGACGAAACCAATATCGATTTTCAGTCTTCTCTTTAATAACACTTCCCGTTCGTCAGACTATGAAAGCGTGCTACGCGACAATCGCCGTGAATGCAACGCATTCATCTTTCATATAAACAtgacagcaccccccccccccccctaaaaaaacacattaatcagGAGATGAAATAGAAAAATGAACAGCTGACAGTGGCCAAAAGCGTCCGAATATCTAATTTATGTAATAAAACGGAGGATCAGTTCAGTACAGGCGATAGTGACAACCGAGCAGGGCGAATGATTTCAAAGCAAATGATTTCTACAATTTACAACcactttcacacatacatgaaacaATGATGTTTCAAATGCACATAGTAAACACGAAACAGATATCTGTTTCATGtattttttcaaatatgaaaTCACAAGTCCTCACAAGTGACGTTATAAATTGGCGAACCTGTACACAACTACATTAAGATACAAGTTAGTAGGCCTATTTATATGTACAATGAGACACAGACTAAGCGATAGACTCAACTCATGACACGTGGGTAAGGTCACGGTAAGGTCAGTGTAAGACAATAGGATAGGAAAGACTTTTGTGATTTTAAATCTAGATGCGGGTAAAAGCACTTTTCCTGAGACAGGAAGCCACAGGTGGTgaccagacaccactgtgtagCAACAGGTATAGATTCGGCACACGCCGCAGACAACGTTCACTGTCTAAAATGGACCACAagttaaaacagaaacaaaaaccaaaaaaccttCTGGTCATTGATATGTTAGACATGGCTTGTTGACAATGATTCAAAATGACACAGCCTATTTAACTGATGTGACTACAACTGTTACCGTTCCCAGGCAGTATCACCAGTGTCTGTGACAGAATGTTTCCAAACTGCGAAACAGTTTAAGCGCTTGTTTTTCTCCTTATAGTGCTACCGTTATGTGACATATCTGACTACTCGTACTTGTATAAGTGGTAGCAAGCCAGCCTTTCTGGTTTATCCTTCAAAATTATCATCCCAACCAGTTAACCGTTCACCGTTTATGACGCCCACCAGACATTCTGAAACGACGCTAAATGACTGTCAATAGTACAAAAGTGGACGATTTAAAGTCAAGAAAATTTATGCTGAATTAACTTGCTTTCTTAACTGTGTAGCCTATTATCACTGTTATCGAAAGAGCAAGTAGTTCACGCTAACAGTCCATCGCTAGCCATTAAGGTAACTTACTGAGCCTTGTCGAGTGTATGTGGCAAGCGTACAAGCAAAATCGGTAACGCAAATAAACGTTTAGATACTGCCGAGTATCTTGACTCATTACCTTACCTGAAGGCGCATGGGGACCAAGGTTCATGTGTTAATCTACCATGATTACAGAGTAGTTTACGACTCAGTAAAATCATCCGTAACGCCATTTCTTCACCAAGAATCTGTCAGCTGATTTCAAACATCCAATTACTTTATCGACCCGACTGCACGTATAGGCCCTCCCATGCCGCACATTACGTCAGCTCTTAGTGTATCGTCTTCCTTGTCTTAAAAGTCAGCACTAGTTGTACTGAGTATTGATGTCTTATGAACAGTGACAAGACAATCACTATGTTAACGTTCAGCTGTGTCtaatttcagtgtttaaaggcaatttttcattctttccgTTCTTCACAAAAATGACGAAAAACAGAAGGAGCTACGTGGTGTACGTGACTCTGACTCGACTGTAATGGTTGAATTATCGGGTCTGATCATCCCGTGACCTAGAACTTCATTTCAAGTTTACCCACATCTCCAGCAATGTCTCGAATTCCAACTACTTAAACTTCACTTAAAACTTCCGATTCTTCGAATTTCACGTTTTGGAGCAGTCAAGAAAAGtcaagaaaaaatgttttatttacaatgGGGGAAAAAGCACAAAATATGTGTCACATAAGGTACAATCTCTAAAATGAAGAAACAATTAGACCACAGTGTTGCAGATGTTCTTTAATACACATGAAAGGATAGTTAGGACGGATATGTGCTATTATGATGGGAGAAGCCGCAAGGGGCAGTAAAGAACTGTGCAGATACACCAGATCGGTAATGGATTGTGAAGAAACAATGTGCTCATCAATCTCTTGACCCACACTATCTTAACACTTcttaacacaataaaaacaacaaaaaaggtttGTATACCGAAGATTAACTTTCCAGTTGTTCTCTGTCCATACTCTTAATTTATCCCACATCTCCCCCCAAACTTCTTGCAGTGTTTTCAGGAGTGACTTCAGCAATCAGTCTATGGCAATCGTCTCTAAAAAGCATTCTAGCAATGTATTTACAACAGAACACTATCAGAAGCCGTATAAAAAACTCTTTGCGAAATTACCGTGGCGCACTGGCACTATccactgagagatacagaatGACTGTTCGCCTTCTCCACACTAAGTTATTGCTCACTTCTGTTCCAAAGATGTAACTGGGGTTCCAGATGTTCACAAACCCAGAGGCCGTGCCATACTAGCTGTCAAGCTCTCTAAACAACGCAGGTGTCCTATGCCGATCTTAGCGCGAAAGCTATTGAACTCTCTTGATTGTTTCCCAATTAAAACACGACGAAGTTCGCCtaactgttcattttttacTGTGCAGGGACATGGCGTAGGCTATCTAACCATGTTAGTctttagagaaaaaaattgGTTAAGCGTTTGTTTTCACGTCGGAACTCGCAAATCTGCTCATCTGAAAGTTTGTGACGAAACCAGCTACATTAATAATTTAGCTTTCCAACACAGACAGATGGTGATGTTAATATGAGTTGCCTGAGAAACTTTTGTAgctaacatttttttaatgtactttaTGTTTACAGCTAACAGTAAAAGTGGCGTAGTAAATCCAATGGATGTCGTGATATCCCTATCCAGTAAACATGCGGAAAATGTCCTTCGGACACTTGATACCTTGCATATTAGAGGAATTGGGCTCCACTGGTATCTTTACTCTTCAGAAAACTGTATAAGGAAAGACCTTCTTTCTGGCCTCTGAGAATAACAGGCACAACCTGTGTCAAACTTATGCAACCACTAAGATACAATCTTCACTTTACGTTTAATGGTGGACTGTAAACTTAAAACTGTAGGCTGATAACTGACTCTGGTGGCTTGGTTTACTGCCAAAATGTCATTGTCCGTAATGTAATGTCACATGAGATCTCTCCAATGAGGTTTTGGATAGGACAAGGGAAAAGGATACCCATCACAGTCCCTTCCTATCCCTTCTCAGTCACATCACAGTATGAACATCCGCCAAGCTGTAGACTCCAAGATTCTCTCCACAACAGCGTTTCCTTTAAGTACCTCTCTTTGCTTCCCATTCCTgaagacgagaaaaaaaaaatcaacaatttgtAACACTAATTTGGCGTATATAAGAGAGCATCTCAAAGCTTTTCATGGGCGGCTGAATTCTTtgattttcctcttcttcttttttttttttttttgtcttgctcaAGGTTTTACTACCTTGGCTTTCTGAATGACGTTTCCTCTGGAGGACGCATACATAGCGGGAGGACGCTTTGAGATTTCAGAAGCACAGTTCACAGGCACAGTGCTGGGACTTTCTGTTTTAGTGACCTGGACCTGCGGGAACGAGAGTGCAAAAAAATCTTCATCAAATCCCCTTCAAAGAGTTCAACACTCTCTGAACTACAGACACCTTCAGGTATGCACAAGCAcccatgtacatgcacacacacacatatacaaacgcccacatgcacacacacaagcacccatatgcacatgcacacacacaagcacacacatacacatgatcTAAAAGCAAAAGGGCAGTAAACTCTCAGTGGCAATATGTGATTTTCACAACCCTTTTTAATATTGTTCAGTACATTGTTGAGGTAAAGTAGAGCAGCAAAATGTTGGGTGACTTTTTATCATGGATCTATAAATATTTGCAGACGGaccttgtttgtttgctttgtgtctgtggatgCTCCAATGACCCCTCCAGCCAGTGACTTCTTCAAGTTCTCTTTCACTTCAGTGAGCTTCAGCTCCAGATCCACTCGTTCCTCTTCTTTCTCACGGCACCTCACCTCCAGCTGGGCCAAACGCTGCTCCAGCAACTTCTGCTgcttacctacacacacacacacacacacacacacacacacacacacacacaccaataaaaTGTACTTATGTATATGTAATAAATTGGATGCTGGTGCATtggaaaacataacaaaaaaaagaggtttgtaTACCGAACAATAACTTTCCAAACCGAAATGAAGTGATTAACAGCCATCAAACTTGAGAGAATTTTATATGACTCTTGTCACTATATGGTCTCTGTCAGTAGGTGGCGCCAGCACATTGTAAGAAACATCAATGGTCTGATTTCTGTTTCACACTCTAGATCAAAATCATGCATGGCTGTGTTTTCGTCCATCCTTAAACATAAGTAAAACTTACTTGTGATTCAatttataatgtgtgtgcataaaaTCAATTTAGTATCTGAAGAATTTCTGGATGCTTGCACCAATTCCAAAGACTCATCCCCTAGAAATCTGCTAAATCTGAATTGATTTTATTTGGCATTCCTCTACCTGTAGCATTCTTGAGTTCCTCCTTCacgtctctcttttctttccgtAGTGATAGTAGGGCATTTTTGatcacctctttctctttctccagttcTTCTTTCTCACTTAGGTACTTCCGCGCATCCTCCTCTGCTCTTGTCTTTCCATATTTACCATATTGATTCACAGCTAACAGGAGAGAATAGGTTTCATGCAAATGTTGTTATATGCTTTAATAAGCATGGTGAACTTGAAATATCATAGGATTGAGCTTGCTACTGCTCAAAATTagtgaaaaatgtattaaataagGGTTACTAAAGGCTGAACAATGCAAGTCTTTATTCAAAATCCTTAAGGGACAAATGTGGGTTTCACAAGAGGTTGCTtataaaaataactttttttctggtgaAAAAGAGCAACACATGAATAAATTGAAACTTTACGAAAGCGTACTGGAATGCTTCTTCTTAGTAGAAAATAAGACGGAAATGAGAaagtaataataacagaatTCAGTCTGTTATCATTTTCCATATCCAGAAtttgaacaaaagagaaaaggattCTGCTGGAAACTTACAGGAGGCGTGTCTTTTCACAGTGACCTGAGCgtcagtcttttctgtgtctgcaCTAGACAGGGAGAAGCGGCGCCTGACCTGGGTACCTGACGTTGGCTCTGCCGTGTCCTCCTGATACTACAGGACATGAGAGGAGACGAGAACACATCATTTGAGATGAGGATGTGATACGAGGAAAAAATGTTGAAGGAGGATGGAGAAAGGGCTATTTTTGGATAGgacaggagagagcagagaagtcAAAGGTTTTGAAGAGTGTGAGAgttaagagagagggagggagacaaagagacagagaaaataaaattaatctAATTTACACTATGTAAAAGAGTGTAATGCTTATCCAGATTAAATCCATGAATTCTCCGAGGCAGTATGGTCCCTCAAAGATAACTGAAGAATTGGGATCCAAACATCTATAACCACACTGTCAGTTTACTTAAGATCTTGTAAAATGTTCGttggagacaaaacacaacaagagTTCTAGCTAACTATCTTTGGAGTGGAGAGAAATTTGACCAGAAAATTCTGTAAAGTTGGTCACACGCAATGAAAAAGGTGGATTTTATTAAAGGAAAAATGTAGTGAGAAAAAACCCTCAGTGCTTCACATGTGCCAGAACTCTTCTtggaaaacaagagaagagtGTGATTGATCTAATGTTGAAAGAACACCCAATTTAAGCTAGCTCACAATCTCTCATCCTTCCAGCTCTATCTAATGTtctacacgcatacacacagactcaaataGCAGAGCCTGCAGGCTTCCAGCAAGCGCTCAGTATCACACcaaaataagtgtgtgtgtgtgtgataagaggccaggaaaaacaacatgggagaggttaatgtgtgtgttgtgcacatACCACCACACTCTCATACGGAACTTCATCAtaagtcctggagtctgtggAGGCACTGCTGGAGGAGGTGGCCCAGCTGCACAGAACACAGGAGAAAggagaagcaaaaaaaagagtcctTTTTATGACAggcatgaaaactgaaaactactGCTACTGACACACTATCATCACTCTCAgagaaaatgcacacacacacacacacacacacaggcctgaggAGGCACAAAATGTAGCGAAATGTCTCACATTCTTAACAAATGAGATATTTATTGTGCAAAAACTTGTGGTCACCAGCTTTACTGCAGATGCCTTTGGGTACTTTtttgggagaaaaaacaaacaaacaggaggcttttatttttcactgttgctTCCTCTCAAAAAATGGCCCTCAGATTTTTCTTTATCAGCTAAGAATGTGCTACAAATGTCCTCACATtcaaaatgttaatataataATTGAATCAAAGTTATTCTACACAAAGAATTACGAAGTAACACTGTTGCATTATCGAGACAACTGTTTACTGAagagtgttaaactcacaggaaTGAATGGCGTGCGGCAGTCTGGATACTGCTGATGGTGTCCACATCTACATAGTCATAGTGCAGGGCCTCTGGAGTGGTGCTACAGCCCGCTTCAGCCAACAATACCCCCAACCAACGCCCCATCTCCTCAGAGCAGCTGGCctgagatacacacagacagtcccACAACAAATCAGTCACAGCT from Chanos chanos chromosome 8, fChaCha1.1, whole genome shotgun sequence includes the following:
- the nhp2 gene encoding H/ACA ribonucleoprotein complex subunit 2-like protein, which translates into the protein MTKVKKDKADVEEETGATERSYNELISNINPIAQPLASRKLSKKLYKCVKKASKVKQVRRGVKEVQKFINKGEKGIVVLAGDTLPIDVYCHLPIMCEDRNLPYAYVPSKVDLGSATGSKRPTCVILIKSHEEYKEAYDECLEEVSSLPKPI
- the grpel2 gene encoding grpE protein homolog 2, mitochondrial; its protein translation is MILLSRKLLCNHGRLTHEPWSPCAFRAFTSLFSTAAEQRSTGDDCHGDDGDDDQSHSVAHVRMLEIRARKLEEQVRDLTERYKRALADSDNVRRRTQKFVEDAKLFGIQSFCRDLVEVADLLQETLCVEEGEEAQELRQGLKHIQCRLQEVFTKHGLEKMRPVGGTYDPYQHEIVCHIPAEEAKPGTIAMVKQDGYMLHGRTIRHAHVGIAVQTQEQ